AGACTGTAAACGGGGTAGGCATGTTTGTTCATCAAGGCGCTTTGGCTTTCCAGCTGCTAACCGGCGTTGCGGCTCCTTTGGAAGTAATGCGCGAGGTGGTCATCCATTTACTCACCGAGGGTAATGCAGAGGGGTAGGATAAGGACAACGGTCAGGGGTTTTACTTTACTGGAACTTGGGGTCGTTCTGGCAATTATCGGGGTTCTGGTACTGATAGCCGTTCCCAAGTTTAGCGTCCTTTCGGATTACATAAAACTAAGAAAAGATGCAATCGAAATATCCAGACAGCTGCGGTTGGCCCGTCACCGGGCAGTGGCAACCATGCAATCGAACCAGGTTCGCTTTTACCCCGACTACCAGTATTACCGGGTCTACCAGCCTACTACCAAGACCTACATGTTGAGTTCAGGGGTCAGATTTCTCTATGTCAGTTTTCCCAAGGACCCTCGGGGTTGGATTATGTGCCAGTTCAGTCCCTTGGGAGTTCCTACAGCAGGGGGTACGGTGGCTTTGGAGAACCGCCGTGGTCAGCGCTTGTACGTGGTGGTCAATCCCGTGGTGGGCCGGGTTCGGCTGTCTTCTACGCCTCCGGTGGAGTGAGTTAGTGGGTGGTTGGAGTTGTCTCGGTTATTGCGATGAGAGAAATGGGAAGTTTTTATCTATATTGTTATGTATAGTAATCTGCGTTAATCAGCGTCTAATCTTGCTAAATAAAGGCGGTGCTGGGGGTGTCCTTGGTATTTGATCTGATGTTCATATTTTTTGCTCGGATCATCGACGTTTCTTTGGGAACGGTGCGCATGATCCTTACTATTCGCGGAGAACGGTACCTGGCAGCTGGTATCGGGTTTTTCGAAATAATGGTATATGTAGTGGCTTTGGGCAAGGTGATTAACAGCCTGCATGAACCTCCCCGGCTTATTGCCTACTGTTTAGGTTTTGCCAGCGGCGTTTTAGTGGGTATTGTCATAGAGGAAAGACTGGCGCTCGGCTACAGGGGGCTACAGGTTATAACCGATTACAACAATGATAGGTTGGTTGAATACCTGCGAGACCAGGGGTTTGGAGTCACGACATGGGAAGGAAGCGGTCGTGAGGGCCCCAAACTGGTTATTAACATTTTTGTGAAACGAAATCTTGCCCAACAGGTGTCAGAGAAAATAGAAGAGGTAGACCCGAACGCGTTTATAGTTTTCATGGAGCCCAAGTATTTTCGAGGTGGATACATAAAGAAGTAGGGAGGCAGCGGTCATGCTAAGGTTTTTAACTGCGGGAGAATCTCATGGACCGGCTTTGGGGGGCATAATAGATGGGCTTCCTGCCGGTCTGGAAATAAACGAAGATTATATTAACCGCCAGTTATCCCGCCGGCAAAAAGGGCACGGGCGGGGCAAACGGATGGCTATCGAGACCGATACAGTGAAGATTCTTTCTGGGGTTAGGCATGGCAAGACGCTGGGAAGCCCCGTTTTTTTGATTGTTGAAAACCGGGATTATTCTAATTGGCAGCAGATCATGTCAGCTTCCGGACCGGGGACCGGAGAAAGGCAAGTATTCAGGCCTCGCCCCGGGCACGCGGACCTGGCCGGTGGGATGAAATACGGC
The sequence above is drawn from the Syntrophothermus lipocalidus DSM 12680 genome and encodes:
- a CDS encoding pilus assembly FimT family protein; this translates as MQRGRIRTTVRGFTLLELGVVLAIIGVLVLIAVPKFSVLSDYIKLRKDAIEISRQLRLARHRAVATMQSNQVRFYPDYQYYRVYQPTTKTYMLSSGVRFLYVSFPKDPRGWIMCQFSPLGVPTAGGTVALENRRGQRLYVVVNPVVGRVRLSSTPPVE
- a CDS encoding DUF2179 domain-containing protein: MSLVFDLMFIFFARIIDVSLGTVRMILTIRGERYLAAGIGFFEIMVYVVALGKVINSLHEPPRLIAYCLGFASGVLVGIVIEERLALGYRGLQVITDYNNDRLVEYLRDQGFGVTTWEGSGREGPKLVINIFVKRNLAQQVSEKIEEVDPNAFIVFMEPKYFRGGYIKK